The genomic interval AAATTCTGATTTTTATTGATAGAAACCATTAAATTTTTAAAATTATCTAATTCTTGAGTTATTTTTTCTAAAAAAGTTCTATTTTTATCATATTTAAGTAAGGCTTTGTCTAAAAAATTCATTCTTGAGCTTTTTCCTCCAGCAAGAACTAGAGCATCAATGTTTTCAATTTTATTCATATATGTTACCTCCTGTGAGTTATAATTATGATGAGATACTTATATTATTAATTAGAATTGAAGGTGAACCAACACCAGATAGATTAAATTTTAAATCACTTCCAATATATTCGATATTTTTTAAAAGCTCGAAAAAATTCCCAGCTGAAGTAACTTGGTTTAATGGTTTGGAAATAATTCCATTTTCAATTAAAAATCCTTCTGTAGCTAGAGAAAAGTCTCCTGAGATAGAGTTTAATCCAGAATGTAAACCAGAAAAACCTGTGATTAAAATACCATTTTGCAATTTATTTAAAAGATCTTGGAATGAATGGTCTCCTTTTTCTAAATAAAGATTAAAAGATGAAATTCCCATTGTTCCTTTATACCCGCCTTTAGCAGCATTTCCTGTTGTTTTTACATTATCTTTTTTAGCTGTTTTTAGATTATGGAGATATGTTTTTAAAATACCATTTTCAATAAGATGTTTACACTGAGTTGGAACTCCTTCTGCATCAAAGGGAGCACTACCATAACCATCTTTTAAATGAGGATTATCAGTTATTGTAACAATAGAACTAGCAACAGCTTCTCCAATTTTACCTTTTAATTTTGAAACGCCTTTTTGAATAGCTTCACCAGAAAAAATTCCACTCATAGCTCCTAAAAGATCTGCAAAAGCATCATTTTCGATAATTACATTATAAACATTGCTTTCTATAGACGTTGAATTTAATTTATTCAAAGCCTTAGTAACAGCTTCGGTAGCTAATTTAACAGGGTCCATCTCTGAAAAGTTTTTAGTCACAATATATGCCGAATCATTTTTAATAGACTCTCCATCTTGAGCAACAACAGCTATGTAAGCATATATAGAGTTTCCATTATGATAAAGGTCTAAGCCTTTTGAATTTTTTATAATATTTTCTCCATATCCACTACCAATCATACAATAGTTAACACTTTTTATTCTAGAATCTAATTCTAAAGCAGTTTTTTCAGCTTTTAGTAAGAAATTGATTTTAGCATCAACTGTAACAGCTTTAAGATCTGGATTAAAAGCGTCGATTTTTTCATAAATACTTTTTTCTCCATATATTTCAATAACATCTAGATTCTCAATAACTTTAGCATTAGAGATAGCTCTTTCTATAAGTGGTATGATATCCTCTTCTTCAAGAGATTCAGTATAAGAGTATCCCATTTTTTCATTAACTTTAACTCTAAAAGAGATTCCCATATTTTGTGAGTTACTATATGTGTCAATTTCACCTTTAAAAACCTTAATAGTTTCATTTTCAGAAGATGTAAAATAAATTTCAAAATCATCTAACTTCATATCTTTAGCAGTATCAAAAACTTTATCTATAAATAATTTTATATCCATTATCTTCCTCCAACTACAATATCTTTTATTTTAATCCTAGGTTGTCCAACGTTAGCGGGAATACTTCCAGAAACAGATCCACACATTCCTTGTCCATGAGCTAAATTGTCTCCAACCATATCTATTTTATGAAGAATTTCAGGTCCATTACCGATTAAAGTTGCTCCTCTAACAGGTTCAGTAATTTTCCCATTTTTTATTAAATATCCTTCCATAATAGAGAAATTAAAGTCTCCTGTACTAGGATTAACAGATCCTCCTCCCATATACTTAGCATAGATTCCATTTTCAACATTAGATAGCATATCTTCTAAAGATGAGGTTCCATTTAAAATAAATGTGTTAGTCATTCTTGATGTTGGAGCATATTTATAAGATTCTCTTCTAGCACTTCCTGTACTTTCTACACCCATTCTTCTTCCGTTTAGCTTGTCCACCATATAGCCTTTTAAAATACCATTTTCAATTAAAAGATTTCTTCTTGTAGGAGTACCTTCGTCATCTATATTTGAAGAACCCCACTCGTTAGAGAGAGTTCCGTCATCTACTGCAGAAACAACACTACTTGCAACTTGCTCACCAATTTTTCCCGCAAAAACAGAAAGTCCTTTAGCTACACTTGTAGCCTCAAGTCCATGTCCACATGCCTCGTGGAATATTACTCCTCCAAATTCATTTTCAATAATAACAGGCATTTTTCCACTTGGAGCATATTTAGCACCAAGCATAGTTTTAGCAATTCTAGAAGCTTCTTTAGCATATGACTTTATATCAATCTCTTTAAAAAATTCAAATCCTTTAGCAGCTCCAGGCCGATATGAACCAGTTTGCATATCGTTCATATCAGAAGCAATACTTTCAATTCCAAGTCTACTTCTAACTCTGCTATCTTCAGCCCAAATACCCTCTGAGTTAGCAACTAAAATATTTTGTGTAGAATCATTATAGTTTACTCTAACTTGACTGATACAGTTGTCATATTCTTTAGCAGCATTATAAGCTTCTTTCATAATTGAAATTTTATCCTCTTTTAAAACGCTTCCAGGAGCTAAAATTATTTTATGTTTATTTTCTATTTCTTGTTTGATGAGATTTATAACAAGATCTTCTTTAGTTCCTCTTATAGCTTTAGAAGCCTTTTGTGCTACTTTTATAAGATTTTCTTTATTCATATCATTAGTATAGGCATAAACAGAAAATAAACCTTTGAAGATTCTTATTCCAATTCCAAAGTCTTTTCCTGAAATAGCTTGCTCAATTTTTCCATCAACCAAGTAGAAAGAATCTCCAACTTTATTTTCAACAAAAATCTCTGCAAAATCTCCGCCAGTAGAAAGTGCTTCATTTAATATATTTTCAACTAAACTCTTATCTATCATATAGATTTCTCCTTTTGATGTTTTTATTAGAGTATATCATATGTATTTTTTTTTAGATAGATGAATAATTAGAGTTAATAAGATGGAAAAAAAAACGAAAATATAGTATAATACTTCAATAAATAATAATATGGAGGAATTTTTTATGGAAAATTTTTTAGGGAATATGTCAGATGAAGTTATATTATATATAGCAAAATATTCTCCTGTGCTTATAAAAAAAGCGATATATTTATTAATACTTTATTTTACATATAATCCAGTTAAAGAGTTTGTGGTAGGTTCATTAAAGAAAATATTAAGAAAAAAGATTTTAGATGAATTGTTAGTAAATTTTTTACTGACATCAACAAGTTTAATGATAATGATTTTTTATTTTCTTAACTTATTAGAAATTTTAGGATTAAAAACTACATCAATTTTAGCATTAATAGGATCTGTAGGTGTTGGAATAGGATTAGCATTAAAAGGAAGTTTATCAGATGTAGCTGGTGGAATACAGATTTTAGTATCAAAACCTTTTAAAAAAGGCGATTTTATTATTGCTGCTGGAACAGAGGGAGCAGTTCAAAAGATAAGTTTTTTATATACTATTTTAAATAGTGTAGACAATAAAAAAATTATAGTTCCAAATGGAAAATTATCATCATCAATAGTTACTACAGTTACAGCCAATCCACAAAGAAGAGCAGATTTTTTATTTTTTACAGATAAAAAATGTAATATAGATAAAGTTAGAGAAGTACTTTTTGATGTTGTAAATAACCATCCGTCTGTTTTAAAGGACAAAGATATATTTGTTAAATTTGCAAAAGAGACACCAATAGCGTCAGAGTTTATTGTAAGAGTTTGGACTTTAAAAGAAAATTTTAGAGACTTAAATGCTGATATTCAAGAAGAAGTTAAAAAAAGATTTGATAAAGAGGGAATAAGAATTCCATATCAATCATATGAAATAAAAAAATACCTCTAAGATTATTCTTAAAGGTATTTTTATTTTACATTCCCATTTTTATTCCAACTTTTACTAACCACCAGTTTACAGGATATGCAGTTATAAAACCACAACACATAGCAATTTGCATCATAAACCAAAACTCCGGAGTTGTAGGAGATAGACGACCAAACCAAACAAATATAACAAGAGCCATCCAACCATACATACCTATTTGCCACGAGCTAAGAGAAAGAAAATCTATTTTAAGAGCTCTTAACCATACTTTTACCCCTTTTTCATTCATCATAGGAGAGATTGCAGCATATTGGAAAGTTACACCAGTTAGTAAAGCTAGAAAATAATCTAATGTCCACTCACCAAAAGTGTAATTGTTAAAAATAGTAAAAGGAAATACTAAAAATAGCCATGGACCAATTAGGTCAGCTAAAGAGCAACCAGCACCACAATGTAGAGTATCAGCAACAACACCTTGCCAAAAACTTGAATATTTATTATCATCCATTTTCATATTGCTCATATCCATGCCTTTCATATCCATGTCATCCATCTTCATATTGCTCATGTCCATATCTTTCATGTCATCCATCTTCATATTACTCATGTCCATGTCTTTCATATCATCCATCTTCATATTACTCATATCCATACCACTCATATCCATTTTTCTATATTTTCCAATAGTAAAATAAGCCCAAACTCCAAAGATTCCAGCCCATAGGCCATTAATAGGCCAAACTAGATTCATAATAGGCATCTCTTTTTGTGGATGTTTTAAAATATCAATGGTAATGCTTAATGCAGAAAGAATTCCGATAACGATAAAGATTTTAGAAATAATGTTAAACAATTAAATCACCGCCTAAAAATTTATTATTTAGTAATTAAATACATAAAAAAAATATGATTTCCTTTAAAAAATAGCTGTAAATAAAGGATAAATTATAAAAATAAAGTAAACATAATTACTTAACAATTAATAAGGAGGTTTTTATGGAAAAAATAATGGTATTATTTAAATATTATAATGATGCAAAGTTAGCTATAGAAAATTTTAAGTCACTAAAAAAGAGATTTGGGTTTGAAATATTACCGCTTTATATAAAAGAGTTAAGAGTTCCAACAGGAGTAACATTTTTAAGTCCTAGTATGACGATGGATATTTTAAAAGAATATGAAGATGAGTATATTGAAGATTTAAAAAATCTATTGTTGAAAGAGGGAATTAAGGATGAACTTGTTGTTGAGATAGGAATAAATAAAGAGATAGTTCAGGAATATTTAAAAAAAGTGGATTGTTTAATGTTAGAAGAAACTGAATATTTAGATGAAGATTTTTTAGATATATTAAAGATTATATATAAACCTGTTATTATTGTAAATAAAAGTGTATCATCTTTTAAAAATGTTGTAATAATTTCAGATGATGGAGTCAAAGTTAATAAAAGTGTAAATAGCTTTATTAGAGATTTTCCTCAAGTAAAAAGTGTTACTTTATTAAGTTGGAATTATAAATATCAAGAAAACAATTTGCTTGAGTTATTAGAAAGAAAAGGAATTGAAGCAAAAATAGAGATGTTTAATCAACAATTTAATACAAAAGATGAATTTTTTCAAAGGATGAATGAATTTGATTTTATAATAATGGGAAATTTAAGTAAATCATTTTTCTTTGAAAAAATAACAAAACGTATGGGAGTAGAGATAATAGAAAAAGCAACAAAACCAATTTTTATAGGTTAAAAAAATAGCAGAGCTTATAAACTCTGCTATTTGTATAATAATTATTCGTTATAATATAAGTTTTCAGTTGGGAATACTGGGTCTGATGTTACATCAACACCAAGTTTTCTTAATGTTTGCTCGTCACCTTTACCTAAGATAGTAGTTGAGTGAAGTTGTGCTCCTTTTAACATTGGAAGTTGATCAAGAGCAGCTTGAGCCATAGGGTTAGTTGTAGCTGAAATAGTAAGAGCAATAAGCATCTCTTCACAATCTAATCCTAAATTTTTGCTTTGTAATGTATTCTTCTTTAATTTTGTAATATCTTCGATTATTGTTGGAGATATTAAGTGGATATTATCGTTAATTCCAGCGATAGCTTTTAAAGCATTGATTAAAACAGCTGATGAAGCATCTAAAACATTAGATTTTTTACCAGTGAAAATCATTTCATTTGAAAGTTCCATAGCAACAGATGATAAAAGTTCATTTTTCTCACAAGCTTGTTTTTGCTTATCTAAATGTTCTCTAGCAGCAGTAACTACTTTTCTATCACTCTCTTTTAAATCTAACTCTTCCATAATAAGCTTAGCTCTTTGGAAAGTTTCTTTATCAACATATCCTTTTTTATATTCACATCCAGTTTTGAAGTATCTTCTGATAATCTCTTGTTTAGAAGCTTCTCTAACAACTTCATCATCAGTGATTCCAAAACCTACTCTATTAACTCCCATATCAGTTGGAGATTTATAGATTGATTCTTTATTTGTTATTTTTTCAATAATTCTTTTTAATACTGGGAAAGCTTCAATGTCTCTGTTGTAGTTAACAGCAGTCTCACCATATGCTTCAAGGTGGAATGAGTCAATCATATTAACGTCTTTTAAATCTACAGTAGCAGCTTCATAAGCTATATTTAAAGGATGCTTTAAAGGTACGTTCCAAACAGGGAAAGTTTCAAATTTTGAATACCCAACAGCATTTCCTCTTTTATTTTCATGATAAAGTTGACTTAAACAAGTAGCTAATTTTCCACTTCCAGGTCCTGGAGCAGTAACAACAACAATTGGCTTAGTTGTTTCAATAAATGGATTTTTTCCATATCCTTCTTCACTAACTATAGTGTCAACATCAGTAGGATATCCTTTTGTAGCTCTATGTTTGTAAACTTTAATTCCTCTTCTCTCTAATTTTGTTATAAAAAGAGATGTAGATGGTTGGTCGTCATATCTTGTTATAACAACACTATTTACTTCAAGCTCACGCTCTCTTAAATCATCGATTAATCTAAAAACATCCATATCATATGTAATACCGAAATCTCCTCTAATCTTATTTCTTTCGATATCTCCAGCATAAACACAGATTATAACTTCAACTTTTTCTTTTAATTTTTGAAGTAATTTGATTTTTGCGTTTTCATCAAACCCCGGTAAAACTCTTTTTGCATGTAAGTCAAATAACAGTTTACCACCAAACTCAAGATATAATTTGTCAAAATTATTAACTCTTTCTAGGATATATTTCGATTGTTCCTCTAGATATTTATTGTGATCAAAACCTATTTTCATGACTCACTCCTTCATTTTTTTCATATTTTGTCAGAGCTATTCCTGACTCTATATCATAGCATGATATAAAAAAAAAATCTAGCTTAAAAATATTTTTTTATGATATAATTATAAAAATTTTGATGGAGGATGAGATGAAAAAGTTACCAATAATAATAGATTGTGATCCAGGATGCGATGATACAATAGCGTTGCTTTTAGCTTTTGCTAGTGAAAGTTTAGATATAAAAGGAGTTACAGTTTCAGCAGGAAATGTTCATATAAATAATACAACGGAAAATACAAGAAAATTAGTAGGGGCTTTTAAACCGGAAATTAAAGTTGCAAAAGGGTGTGAGAAACCATTATTTAAAACTATAGTAACAGCTCCAGAAGTACATGGTGAAACTGGTCTTGGATGCGTAGTTTTACCTGAAACAGAAAAAATGATTGAAAAAATTAATGCAGTTGAATTTATAGCTCAAACATTAAAAGAAAGTGAAGAAAAGATAACTATTGTAATAACGGGACCGATGACAAATATAGCTGTATTTTTAATGATGTATCCAGAACTAAAATCAAAGATAGAAAAATTTGTAATAATGGGAGGCTCATCAATAGGTGGAAATGTAACACCTTCAGCAGAGTTTAATATCTATGTTGATGCAGAAGCTGCAGATATTGTTTTTAAATCTGGAGTTGAAATTGTATTATGTCCATTAGATGTAACTATGAAAGCTTTTGTTACTGAAAAAGAATTAAAAGAAATAGGAGAAATAGAAGGATTAGCATCTGAAGTAGCATATGGAGCTATAAAAAATGCTCTTGATTTCTACAAAGAATTTTATCAAAAAACAGAAGTTCCAATGCACGACCCTTGTACAATTGCATATTTATTGAATCCAAATATTTTTAAAGGACAAAAAGTATTTTTAGGAACAGAACTTAAAGGTGAATTCACTTATGGTGAAACAATAATAGATTATAGAAATAAACTTGGAAAAGAGAAAAATGCATTTGTTTTAAACGAGATTAATAGAGAAGAATTTATAAAACTTATAAAAAATTCGGTGAAAATTTTAAAAAAATAACGATTTAAGAAAACCAAAGAAGTCTACTTTGGTTTTTTTATTTGGCATTTTTTATAAAAAATAGTATAATGAAGTAATACTTTTAATTTTTTTGGTGATTATTTTCACATTTTTTTTGATATATCAATGAATTAAATAATTAATTATTTAAATTATTTATATATTCTATTTCAAAAAACAATAATTAGGTGCTATAATCGAAAAACACGCACACTTTATAAACATTAACAGGAGGTATTAAGATGACAATTGAGTTATCAACAATTCAGACTATAGCAATGGCAGTTGTTGTATTGTATATAGGTAAATTTTTAAATCACAACTTCAAATTTTTAAAGGAAAACTGTATTCCTGAATCAGTTACAGGAGGAACAGCCTTCTCGATAATTACTTTTATTGGATATAAAACGGGTATGTTTAATTTTATATTCGAAGATTCTTTAAGAAATATATTTATGATTGCATTTTTTACAACAGTAGGATATTCAGCTAGTTTAAAATTATTAAAAAAAGCAGGAATGCCTGTATTTATGTTTTTAATAGCTTCAGTAGGATTAGCAATATCACAAAATATACTAGGAGTAGGATTAGCACAAATTTTAAAATTAAATCCATTGATAGGATTAGCTACAGGATCTATGTCAACGACAGGTGGTCCAGGAACAGCTGGAGCTTTTGCTCCTATTTTAGAAAGTTATGGGGCAGAGGGAGCAACAGTAGTTGCAATGGCTACTGCAACATATGCTTTGATAGTTGGAAGTTTAATATCAGGACCACTAGCTAATAGATTGATAAAAAAACATAATCTTTTAGAGAAAAGAGATGGTGTTGGAATGTATGACTCAGATGAAGAGAAAAAGACACCATTAGATCCAAAACATGTTTCTACGGCTTCTTTTCAAATAATAATGGCTATGGGAATAGGAAGTTTGATATCTAACTATTTATCAAAAGCGGGAATAGTTTTACCGTCTTATATTGGAGCTATGTTTGCAGCAGCTTTAATTAGAAATATATCTGATTTCACTGGAGCATACGAAGTTCATTTAGATATTATAAATATAATTGGAGGATTTACATTAACTATATTCCTTTCAATGACTTTAATGAGTTTCAAATTATGGGAATTACAAGGATTGGCACTCCCTTTAGTAATAATGTTAGTTGCTCAGACAATATTAATAGGAGTATTTGCATACTTTATTACGTTTAGATTGACAGGAAAAGATTACGATGCAGTTGTAATGACAAGTGGTCATTGTGGATGTGGATTTGGAACAACACCAAAAGCATTAGCAAATATGGAAGCTTTAACAGCAAAATATTTCCCATCACCAAAAGCATTTTTTGTTATTCCTATAGTAGGTGGATTATTTATAGATTTCTTTAATGCTGGAATAATAACTTTATTTATGAATATTTTACATTAATTTTGAAAACGCCTTCTAAAAATTAAAGGAATTTAAAAAAAATGAAGAAGAAGTATAATAGAAATTAGGAGGTGGGTTTTATGAAATTAAAGCAAGCAATATCAACAGTAGAGGAAAAATTAAAAGTTGAAAAAACAGAAGAGCTTCATAAGTTATTAGCAGAATTAAAAAAGATTGATGAGGACATAAAAGAGGGTGAAGCTAGAGATAAAGCTGTTGAAGAAATTAAAAGAAAAAATGATCATATAGAATGGATAAATATAAAAGAGATTTAGAATAAGTCTTCTAGATATTTTAAATGCATTAAAAAAAAAAGTATGATATAATTTATAAAAAGTTTTATGGAGGTATGTCGTGCTTAAAATATTTAATGATAGAGTATATGGACTGGAAGAAAGTTTAATAGCTAGCGGATATCCAATGATAGCCGAATCAATAGAGGAGTGGGATGAGACTCCAGGTTTAGATGAAAAAGATTTTAAAAGAGCAGGAAAATTAGGGAATGTTCCTACAGGAACAGGGCATGATAATTTTCTTAAGGGAATAATTGTTCAGTTTGATATAACTTATCCAAACTACTGGACACCACAATTTCAAAGATATCATTTTGCAGATATTGTATCTTCAACATCAAAAATGCATAGATTAACAAAAATGGATTTAAAAAAATCATGTAATGAGTATGTAGATGATGTAGTAATTGAAAATTTAAATAGATGGATTGAAATTTTTAACTCTTTTGAGAAAGAACAAAAAGAGGTAGAAGTAAATGGAAAAATTTATACAAAATATGAAATCTATATGAAAATAATCTCTAATTGCCCAATGGGATTAGAGCAAACAATGAGAGTAACAACATCATATTTACAGTTAAAGACAATATATCTTCAAAGAAGATATCATAAACTTAAAGAGGATTGGGGAAATTTTTGTGACTGGTGTTTAACACTTCCTCATTTTGAAGAGTTTTGTTTAAAAAATAATAAATAATTAAAAAGCTCCTAGCAGATTAGTTCAATCTGTTTGGAGCTTTTTTTTATCGTCTATTTCTAAGTAAATAAATAATAGATGGATACAGGCCAGGATAATAAAGACTTTTTTGATAGGCTCTAACTTTAGTTAAAAGTAGCATACAATAAAATCTTAGAAATAAACTTATAAAGAACATAAGTTTTAATCCAGCATAGGAATCACCAAAAATCAAAATAGTTTTTCCATGTAAAAAATTAGCAAGATAACCACCTAAAAATGCACCAGTTAGTCCTAAAACTCCAACAGAAAGAGAATAGGCTGCTGTATAAGAATCTCTATCAGGAGAAGATAATTCTAAAAGTAAGCTAAATAAAGAAAGATTTATAGCGGACCATCCTACAGCAGTTCCAATGGCATCTAACATAATTAGGCTATTAACAGTTTCTTTGGTCATTAAAAAATAAAAAATAACAACATAACTAGAAACTCCAATTCCGAAAGATAAAAGTTTTTTATAGCCAATTCGTTGTACTAATTTTCCATATATAAAAAATGCGATTATAGATAATATAGCAGTTAAAGAACTAGATAATCCCAATATATTATAAGAAGCATTTAAGTCAACAACAGCAAAATAATAAAAATAAGGTTTTGTAAATTCAATAGAAAAATTCCACATTGCAATAAACATTAAAAAGTTAAAAAAATTACTATCTTTTAATGGTTTTTTTATGGAAAAACTTATTTGACTTTCTTTAAAGTTTGGTATCTCGTGAAAATAAAGTAAAATTAATGTTGTAATTGCAGCTATAGCAATAATGAAAGTTAGTACTAAAATACTAGTTTTTCCAGGGGTATAGTTTAAAGCTTTTGAAACTATGTATGAAAAAACTACCGTTGACATAGAGATTAAAGTAAATCTTCTAGAAAAAAAAGTTCCACGATCCTCTTTTTTTATAATATCTCCAACAGAGCTTGTCCATATTCCACTTACAAAAGCTGAAAAAAATGAATATATAAAAACGATTCCCACGAGAAGTCTGTAATCTATTTTATCGAAAAGAACAATGAAAAATAAAAAACACATTGGAATTCTAGCAGCAGCAGCGCTAAATAATAAAGCTCTTTTTTTTGTTTTAAAAAACTTATAATATGTTCCTAAAAAAATTTGAAGTAATTGTAATCCTAAAGGTAGAGTTGTAATAACTGATATCCAAAATGGTTCGCATTTAAAGTATAAAGCTAAAGCAGTAAGGGCAAAGCCTTGAATACCTAAAGAAAGCATATTGGCACTCATACCCTCAACGGTAATAAGGAATTTATTTTTATCATAAGAGTCACG from Cetobacterium somerae carries:
- a CDS encoding TldD/PmbA family protein, coding for MDIKLFIDKVFDTAKDMKLDDFEIYFTSSENETIKVFKGEIDTYSNSQNMGISFRVKVNEKMGYSYTESLEEEDIIPLIERAISNAKVIENLDVIEIYGEKSIYEKIDAFNPDLKAVTVDAKINFLLKAEKTALELDSRIKSVNYCMIGSGYGENIIKNSKGLDLYHNGNSIYAYIAVVAQDGESIKNDSAYIVTKNFSEMDPVKLATEAVTKALNKLNSTSIESNVYNVIIENDAFADLLGAMSGIFSGEAIQKGVSKLKGKIGEAVASSIVTITDNPHLKDGYGSAPFDAEGVPTQCKHLIENGILKTYLHNLKTAKKDNVKTTGNAAKGGYKGTMGISSFNLYLEKGDHSFQDLLNKLQNGILITGFSGLHSGLNSISGDFSLATEGFLIENGIISKPLNQVTSAGNFFELLKNIEYIGSDLKFNLSGVGSPSILINNISISS
- a CDS encoding TldD/PmbA family protein; amino-acid sequence: MIDKSLVENILNEALSTGGDFAEIFVENKVGDSFYLVDGKIEQAISGKDFGIGIRIFKGLFSVYAYTNDMNKENLIKVAQKASKAIRGTKEDLVINLIKQEIENKHKIILAPGSVLKEDKISIMKEAYNAAKEYDNCISQVRVNYNDSTQNILVANSEGIWAEDSRVRSRLGIESIASDMNDMQTGSYRPGAAKGFEFFKEIDIKSYAKEASRIAKTMLGAKYAPSGKMPVIIENEFGGVIFHEACGHGLEATSVAKGLSVFAGKIGEQVASSVVSAVDDGTLSNEWGSSNIDDEGTPTRRNLLIENGILKGYMVDKLNGRRMGVESTGSARRESYKYAPTSRMTNTFILNGTSSLEDMLSNVENGIYAKYMGGGSVNPSTGDFNFSIMEGYLIKNGKITEPVRGATLIGNGPEILHKIDMVGDNLAHGQGMCGSVSGSIPANVGQPRIKIKDIVVGGR
- a CDS encoding mechanosensitive ion channel family protein; translation: MENFLGNMSDEVILYIAKYSPVLIKKAIYLLILYFTYNPVKEFVVGSLKKILRKKILDELLVNFLLTSTSLMIMIFYFLNLLEILGLKTTSILALIGSVGVGIGLALKGSLSDVAGGIQILVSKPFKKGDFIIAAGTEGAVQKISFLYTILNSVDNKKIIVPNGKLSSSIVTTVTANPQRRADFLFFTDKKCNIDKVREVLFDVVNNHPSVLKDKDIFVKFAKETPIASEFIVRVWTLKENFRDLNADIQEEVKKRFDKEGIRIPYQSYEIKKYL
- a CDS encoding DUF4396 domain-containing protein; translated protein: MFNIISKIFIVIGILSALSITIDILKHPQKEMPIMNLVWPINGLWAGIFGVWAYFTIGKYRKMDMSGMDMSNMKMDDMKDMDMSNMKMDDMKDMDMSNMKMDDMDMKGMDMSNMKMDDNKYSSFWQGVVADTLHCGAGCSLADLIGPWLFLVFPFTIFNNYTFGEWTLDYFLALLTGVTFQYAAISPMMNEKGVKVWLRALKIDFLSLSSWQIGMYGWMALVIFVWFGRLSPTTPEFWFMMQIAMCCGFITAYPVNWWLVKVGIKMGM
- a CDS encoding adenine nucleotide alpha hydrolase family protein; amino-acid sequence: MEKIMVLFKYYNDAKLAIENFKSLKKRFGFEILPLYIKELRVPTGVTFLSPSMTMDILKEYEDEYIEDLKNLLLKEGIKDELVVEIGINKEIVQEYLKKVDCLMLEETEYLDEDFLDILKIIYKPVIIVNKSVSSFKNVVIISDDGVKVNKSVNSFIRDFPQVKSVTLLSWNYKYQENNLLELLERKGIEAKIEMFNQQFNTKDEFFQRMNEFDFIIMGNLSKSFFFEKITKRMGVEIIEKATKPIFIG
- a CDS encoding DUF1846 domain-containing protein, whose product is MKIGFDHNKYLEEQSKYILERVNNFDKLYLEFGGKLLFDLHAKRVLPGFDENAKIKLLQKLKEKVEVIICVYAGDIERNKIRGDFGITYDMDVFRLIDDLRERELEVNSVVITRYDDQPSTSLFITKLERRGIKVYKHRATKGYPTDVDTIVSEEGYGKNPFIETTKPIVVVTAPGPGSGKLATCLSQLYHENKRGNAVGYSKFETFPVWNVPLKHPLNIAYEAATVDLKDVNMIDSFHLEAYGETAVNYNRDIEAFPVLKRIIEKITNKESIYKSPTDMGVNRVGFGITDDEVVREASKQEIIRRYFKTGCEYKKGYVDKETFQRAKLIMEELDLKESDRKVVTAAREHLDKQKQACEKNELLSSVAMELSNEMIFTGKKSNVLDASSAVLINALKAIAGINDNIHLISPTIIEDITKLKKNTLQSKNLGLDCEEMLIALTISATTNPMAQAALDQLPMLKGAQLHSTTILGKGDEQTLRKLGVDVTSDPVFPTENLYYNE
- a CDS encoding nucleoside hydrolase; the encoded protein is MKKLPIIIDCDPGCDDTIALLLAFASESLDIKGVTVSAGNVHINNTTENTRKLVGAFKPEIKVAKGCEKPLFKTIVTAPEVHGETGLGCVVLPETEKMIEKINAVEFIAQTLKESEEKITIVITGPMTNIAVFLMMYPELKSKIEKFVIMGGSSIGGNVTPSAEFNIYVDAEAADIVFKSGVEIVLCPLDVTMKAFVTEKELKEIGEIEGLASEVAYGAIKNALDFYKEFYQKTEVPMHDPCTIAYLLNPNIFKGQKVFLGTELKGEFTYGETIIDYRNKLGKEKNAFVLNEINREEFIKLIKNSVKILKK
- the gltS gene encoding sodium/glutamate symporter — protein: MTIELSTIQTIAMAVVVLYIGKFLNHNFKFLKENCIPESVTGGTAFSIITFIGYKTGMFNFIFEDSLRNIFMIAFFTTVGYSASLKLLKKAGMPVFMFLIASVGLAISQNILGVGLAQILKLNPLIGLATGSMSTTGGPGTAGAFAPILESYGAEGATVVAMATATYALIVGSLISGPLANRLIKKHNLLEKRDGVGMYDSDEEKKTPLDPKHVSTASFQIIMAMGIGSLISNYLSKAGIVLPSYIGAMFAAALIRNISDFTGAYEVHLDIINIIGGFTLTIFLSMTLMSFKLWELQGLALPLVIMLVAQTILIGVFAYFITFRLTGKDYDAVVMTSGHCGCGFGTTPKALANMEALTAKYFPSPKAFFVIPIVGGLFIDFFNAGIITLFMNILH
- a CDS encoding MFS transporter; this translates as MFRDSYDKNKFLITVEGMSANMLSLGIQGFALTALALYFKCEPFWISVITTLPLGLQLLQIFLGTYYKFFKTKKRALLFSAAAARIPMCFLFFIVLFDKIDYRLLVGIVFIYSFFSAFVSGIWTSSVGDIIKKEDRGTFFSRRFTLISMSTVVFSYIVSKALNYTPGKTSILVLTFIIAIAAITTLILLYFHEIPNFKESQISFSIKKPLKDSNFFNFLMFIAMWNFSIEFTKPYFYYFAVVDLNASYNILGLSSSLTAILSIIAFFIYGKLVQRIGYKKLLSFGIGVSSYVVIFYFLMTKETVNSLIMLDAIGTAVGWSAINLSLFSLLLELSSPDRDSYTAAYSLSVGVLGLTGAFLGGYLANFLHGKTILIFGDSYAGLKLMFFISLFLRFYCMLLLTKVRAYQKSLYYPGLYPSIIYLLRNRR